Proteins from a single region of Apis mellifera strain DH4 linkage group LG7, Amel_HAv3.1, whole genome shotgun sequence:
- the LOC411219 gene encoding MTSS1-like protein isoform X3, whose product MDATIERECSALGGLFQQIITDMKNGAPLWEDLISKATKLHSCLRAAILAISAYLETFQKIADAATNARGATKEIGTALTRICLRHKAVETRMKSFTSAIMDCLVLPLQEKLEDWKKSLINLDKEHAKEYKKAKAELRKRSTDTLRLQKKKARKGQHLQGQSQGYGTSSGDIELNRMLESSAAVVQEKRLSLEETERKAVRAALLEERGRYCLLARFLKPVLDEEIAMLMELTHLQEVSDQLQRHAASPHHLPPASEQVITDIKGCDVTQWSLATPPSSPSLSLGSRKSSMCSISSLTSSSSGSCKSHPSPSGHPWHRSLSQVSNVSSQTNQNTGCNTTRPVTTATWPDLQETSVQYDRQNQNAINERPHTISSAYEKGHQRPALSVYTFQAPDNSGCCHSQPASPVSSSSSCSSSNQASRVQLRRNNGSHRPPIPNRCSSLERPTVPVKNEPPGSPRGKPKLPLPAHLAKELATHQLQQPMYVNMHELANLAASRAQEMQLPLPPPPASLSASGIEKTEITEKDGGSQTSESSIESSSGYGSQTTIPHSHSLHNPSENAWNVSGVASTLTVRRGSMQQANKPLPPTRRTSTIITATFNNPSSGSNDERTDNTCDETENLPPPPAFLLESSSPTASPTPQRSISVSETVRTLTELRHTPASPSLLRKVTGQAQSHNNSSATLPHNAVLQVTRSSVERSCAAIRSASQERSSNTTQITAINTGVNIQGQGPGGVGQSFMAVLSAKLINSTGNNATSGNNTNSSPKSTRKHSVEQQISKNSKTPSGFLETLNAKLAQQQQNLQGNNTTSRSASVRRIMGNRVPIMDPLQVRDSLMDQIRKGTSLRKTSGPINDRSAPKIY is encoded by the exons ATGGATGCAACAATTGAAAGAGAGTGTAGTGCTTTAGGTGGCCTCTTTCAACAGATTATAACTGATATGAAA aaTGGAGCACCTTTATGGgaagatttaatttcaaaagcaACCAAATTACATTCATGTTTaag ggcTGCTATTTTAGCCATTTCTGCATATCttgaaacttttcaaaaaattgctGATGCTGCAACTAATGCAAGag gtgcaacaaaagaaattggaaCTGCTTTAACTCGAATATGTCTTAGACACAAAGCAGTAGAAACACGAATGAAATCATTTACTag TGCTATTATGGATTGCTTGGTATTACctcttcaagaaaaattagaagattggaaaaagtctttaataaatttagataaagaaCATGCCAAAG aatataaaaaagcaaaagcaGAATTAAGAAAGCGTTCTACTGATACATTACgcttgcaaaagaaaaaagcacgTAAAGGTCAACATTTACAAGGACAATCACAAGGATATGGAACATCATCAGGAGATATTGAATTGAATCGAATGTTAGAATCCTCAGCTGCTGTTGTTCAAGAAAAACGATTAAGTTTAGAAGAAACAGAAAGAAAAGCCGTTCGCGCAGCTTTACttgaagaaagaggaagatatTGTCTTCTTGCCAGATTTTTGAAACCAGTACTA gaTGAAGAAATTGCAATGCTAATGGAATTGACACATCTTCAAGAAGTTTCTGATCAATTACAACGTCATGCAGCTTCTCCTCATCATTTGCCTCCTGCATCAGAACAAGTGATAACAGATATAAAAGGTTGCGATGTAACACAATGGTCACTTGCTACTCCTCCTTCAAGTCCTTCTTTATCACTTGGATCAAGAAAAAGTTCAATGTGTTCAATCAGTTCTTTAACTAGTAGCAGTAGTGGTTCTTGTAAAAGTCATCCAAGTCCATCTGGACATCCTTGGCATAGATCACTCTCTcag GTATCAAATGTGTCTTCTCAAACTAATCAAAATACTGGTTGTAATACAACAAGACCTGTAACTACTGCTACTTGGCCTGACTTACAGGAAACATCAGTTCAATATGACAGGCAAAATCAGAACGCAATCAATGAACGGCCGCATACGATCTCATCTG ctTACGAAAAGGGCCATCAAAGACCAGCACTCAGTGTCTACACATTCCAAGCTCCAGATAATAGTGGTTGTTGTCATAGTCAACCTGCTTCTCCTGTTTCATCTTCCTCTTCATGTTCTTCCTCTAATCAAGCATCTAGAGTACAATTGCGTAGAAATAATGGTAGTCATCGTCCTCCAATACCGAATAGATGTTCCAGTTTAGAACGACCAACAGTTCCAGTGAAAAATGAACCTCCTGGAAGTCCTCGAGGAAAACCTAAATTACCACTTCCAGCACATTTAGCAAAGG aattagcAACTCATCAACTTCAACAACCTATGTATGTAAATATGCACGAATTAGCAAATTTAGCTGCAAGTCGTGCCCAAGAGATGCAATTACCTTTACCACCACCTCCTGCATCATTATCAGCATCAGGAATTGAAAAg actgAAATTACGGAAAAAGATGGTGGAAGTCAGACATCAGAATCTAGTATTGAATCTAGTAGTGGATATGGAAGTCAAACTACTATACCGCATTCTCATTCGCTCCATAATCCAAGTGAAAATGCTTGGAATGTATCTGGTGTTGCGTCTACTTTAACTGTTCGAAGAGGTTCGATGCAACAAGCAAATAAACCTTTGCCACCAACAAGACGAACATCTACTATTATAACTGCCACATTCAATAATCCTTCATCAGGTTCTAATGATGAACGCACTGATAATACATGTGACGAAACCGAAAATCTTCCTCCGCCGCCAGCATTTTTGTTAGAAAGTTCTTCACCTACAGCCAGTCCTACTCCTCAgcg atCTATCTCAGTGTCAGAAACAGTAAGAACTCTTACAGAATTACGTCATACACCTGCTAGTCCATCTCTTTTACGAAAGGTTACAGGACAGGCACAATCTCATAATAATTCATCTGCTACATTACCACATAATGCTGTATTGCAAGTAACTCGATCTTCTGTTGAACGTTCATGTGCAGCAATTCGTTCAGCTTCTCAAGAACGTAGTTCAAATACCACACAAATAACTGCTATCAATACAGGTGTAAATATACAAGGACAAGGTCCAGGAGGAGTTGGCCAAAGTTTTATGGCAGTTCTTAGTGCTAAACTCATTAATAGTACAGGTAATAATGCCACAAGTGGTAACAATACAAATAGTAGTCCTAAATCTACTAGAAAACACTCCGTTGAACAACAGATaagtaaaaattctaaaacacCATCTGGCTTTCTTGAAACTTTAAATGCTAAATTAGcccaacaacaacaaaatttGCAAGGAAATAATACAACGAGTAGATCTGCAAGCGTGAGGCGCATAATGGGTAATCGTGTACCCATTATGGATCCTTTACAAGTAAGAGATTCTCTTATGGATCAGATACGAAAAGGTACCTCTTTAAGAAAAACCAGTGGTCCCATTAATGATCGTTCAGCtcctaaaatttattaa
- the LOC411219 gene encoding MTSS1-like protein isoform X4 → MDATIERECSALGGLFQQIITDMKNGAPLWEDLISKATKLHSCLRAAILAISAYLETFQKIADAATNARGATKEIGTALTRICLRHKAVETRMKSFTSAIMDCLVLPLQEKLEDWKKSLINLDKEHAKEYKKAKAELRKRSTDTLRLQKKKARKGQHLQGQSQGYGTSSGDIELNRMLESSAAVVQEKRLSLEETERKAVRAALLEERGRYCLLARFLKPVLDEEIAMLMELTHLQEVSDQLQRHAASPHHLPPASEQVITDIKGCDVTQWSLATPPSSPSLSLGSRKSSMCSISSLTSSSSGSCKSHPSPSGHPWHRSLSQETSVQYDRQNQNAINERPHTISSAYEKGHQRPALSVYTFQAPDNSGCCHSQPASPVSSSSSCSSSNQASRVQLRRNNGSHRPPIPNRCSSLERPTVPVKNEPPGSPRGKPKLPLPAHLAKELATHQLQQPMYVNMHELANLAASRAQEMQLPLPPPPASLSASGIEKTEITEKDGGSQTSESSIESSSGYGSQTTIPHSHSLHNPSENAWNVSGVASTLTVRRGSMQQANKPLPPTRRTSTIITATFNNPSSGSNDERTDNTCDETENLPPPPAFLLESSSPTASPTPQRSISVSETVRTLTELRHTPASPSLLRKVTGQAQSHNNSSATLPHNAVLQVTRSSVERSCAAIRSASQERSSNTTQITAINTGVNIQGQGPGGVGQSFMAVLSAKLINSTGNNATSGNNTNSSPKSTRKHSVEQQISKNSKTPSGFLETLNAKLAQQQQNLQGNNTTSRSASVRRIMGNRVPIMDPLQVRDSLMDQIRKGTSLRKTSGPINDRSAPKIY, encoded by the exons ATGGATGCAACAATTGAAAGAGAGTGTAGTGCTTTAGGTGGCCTCTTTCAACAGATTATAACTGATATGAAA aaTGGAGCACCTTTATGGgaagatttaatttcaaaagcaACCAAATTACATTCATGTTTaag ggcTGCTATTTTAGCCATTTCTGCATATCttgaaacttttcaaaaaattgctGATGCTGCAACTAATGCAAGag gtgcaacaaaagaaattggaaCTGCTTTAACTCGAATATGTCTTAGACACAAAGCAGTAGAAACACGAATGAAATCATTTACTag TGCTATTATGGATTGCTTGGTATTACctcttcaagaaaaattagaagattggaaaaagtctttaataaatttagataaagaaCATGCCAAAG aatataaaaaagcaaaagcaGAATTAAGAAAGCGTTCTACTGATACATTACgcttgcaaaagaaaaaagcacgTAAAGGTCAACATTTACAAGGACAATCACAAGGATATGGAACATCATCAGGAGATATTGAATTGAATCGAATGTTAGAATCCTCAGCTGCTGTTGTTCAAGAAAAACGATTAAGTTTAGAAGAAACAGAAAGAAAAGCCGTTCGCGCAGCTTTACttgaagaaagaggaagatatTGTCTTCTTGCCAGATTTTTGAAACCAGTACTA gaTGAAGAAATTGCAATGCTAATGGAATTGACACATCTTCAAGAAGTTTCTGATCAATTACAACGTCATGCAGCTTCTCCTCATCATTTGCCTCCTGCATCAGAACAAGTGATAACAGATATAAAAGGTTGCGATGTAACACAATGGTCACTTGCTACTCCTCCTTCAAGTCCTTCTTTATCACTTGGATCAAGAAAAAGTTCAATGTGTTCAATCAGTTCTTTAACTAGTAGCAGTAGTGGTTCTTGTAAAAGTCATCCAAGTCCATCTGGACATCCTTGGCATAGATCACTCTCTcag GAAACATCAGTTCAATATGACAGGCAAAATCAGAACGCAATCAATGAACGGCCGCATACGATCTCATCTG ctTACGAAAAGGGCCATCAAAGACCAGCACTCAGTGTCTACACATTCCAAGCTCCAGATAATAGTGGTTGTTGTCATAGTCAACCTGCTTCTCCTGTTTCATCTTCCTCTTCATGTTCTTCCTCTAATCAAGCATCTAGAGTACAATTGCGTAGAAATAATGGTAGTCATCGTCCTCCAATACCGAATAGATGTTCCAGTTTAGAACGACCAACAGTTCCAGTGAAAAATGAACCTCCTGGAAGTCCTCGAGGAAAACCTAAATTACCACTTCCAGCACATTTAGCAAAGG aattagcAACTCATCAACTTCAACAACCTATGTATGTAAATATGCACGAATTAGCAAATTTAGCTGCAAGTCGTGCCCAAGAGATGCAATTACCTTTACCACCACCTCCTGCATCATTATCAGCATCAGGAATTGAAAAg actgAAATTACGGAAAAAGATGGTGGAAGTCAGACATCAGAATCTAGTATTGAATCTAGTAGTGGATATGGAAGTCAAACTACTATACCGCATTCTCATTCGCTCCATAATCCAAGTGAAAATGCTTGGAATGTATCTGGTGTTGCGTCTACTTTAACTGTTCGAAGAGGTTCGATGCAACAAGCAAATAAACCTTTGCCACCAACAAGACGAACATCTACTATTATAACTGCCACATTCAATAATCCTTCATCAGGTTCTAATGATGAACGCACTGATAATACATGTGACGAAACCGAAAATCTTCCTCCGCCGCCAGCATTTTTGTTAGAAAGTTCTTCACCTACAGCCAGTCCTACTCCTCAgcg atCTATCTCAGTGTCAGAAACAGTAAGAACTCTTACAGAATTACGTCATACACCTGCTAGTCCATCTCTTTTACGAAAGGTTACAGGACAGGCACAATCTCATAATAATTCATCTGCTACATTACCACATAATGCTGTATTGCAAGTAACTCGATCTTCTGTTGAACGTTCATGTGCAGCAATTCGTTCAGCTTCTCAAGAACGTAGTTCAAATACCACACAAATAACTGCTATCAATACAGGTGTAAATATACAAGGACAAGGTCCAGGAGGAGTTGGCCAAAGTTTTATGGCAGTTCTTAGTGCTAAACTCATTAATAGTACAGGTAATAATGCCACAAGTGGTAACAATACAAATAGTAGTCCTAAATCTACTAGAAAACACTCCGTTGAACAACAGATaagtaaaaattctaaaacacCATCTGGCTTTCTTGAAACTTTAAATGCTAAATTAGcccaacaacaacaaaatttGCAAGGAAATAATACAACGAGTAGATCTGCAAGCGTGAGGCGCATAATGGGTAATCGTGTACCCATTATGGATCCTTTACAAGTAAGAGATTCTCTTATGGATCAGATACGAAAAGGTACCTCTTTAAGAAAAACCAGTGGTCCCATTAATGATCGTTCAGCtcctaaaatttattaa
- the LOC411219 gene encoding MTSS1-like protein isoform X2, with protein sequence MDATIERECSALGGLFQQIITDMKNGAPLWEDLISKATKLHSCLRAAILAISAYLETFQKIADAATNARGATKEIGTALTRICLRHKAVETRMKSFTSAIMDCLVLPLQEKLEDWKKSLINLDKEHAKEYKKAKAELRKRSTDTLRLQKKKARKGQHLQGQSQGYGTSSGDIELNRMLESSAAVVQEKRLSLEETERKAVRAALLEERGRYCLLARFLKPVLDEEIAMLMELTHLQEVSDQLQRHAASPHHLPPASEQVITDIKGCDVTQWSLATPPSSPSLSLGSRKSSMCSISSLTSSSSGSCKSHPSPSGHPWHRSLSQSVGVRPSSISSMMTLRHLVNGSSRDSGFTSQDTLYTQPISEHQETSVQYDRQNQNAINERPHTISSAYEKGHQRPALSVYTFQAPDNSGCCHSQPASPVSSSSSCSSSNQASRVQLRRNNGSHRPPIPNRCSSLERPTVPVKNEPPGSPRGKPKLPLPAHLAKELATHQLQQPMYVNMHELANLAASRAQEMQLPLPPPPASLSASGIEKTEITEKDGGSQTSESSIESSSGYGSQTTIPHSHSLHNPSENAWNVSGVASTLTVRRGSMQQANKPLPPTRRTSTIITATFNNPSSGSNDERTDNTCDETENLPPPPAFLLESSSPTASPTPQRSISVSETVRTLTELRHTPASPSLLRKVTGQAQSHNNSSATLPHNAVLQVTRSSVERSCAAIRSASQERSSNTTQITAINTGVNIQGQGPGGVGQSFMAVLSAKLINSTGNNATSGNNTNSSPKSTRKHSVEQQISKNSKTPSGFLETLNAKLAQQQQNLQGNNTTSRSASVRRIMGNRVPIMDPLQVRDSLMDQIRKGTSLRKTSGPINDRSAPKIY encoded by the exons ATGGATGCAACAATTGAAAGAGAGTGTAGTGCTTTAGGTGGCCTCTTTCAACAGATTATAACTGATATGAAA aaTGGAGCACCTTTATGGgaagatttaatttcaaaagcaACCAAATTACATTCATGTTTaag ggcTGCTATTTTAGCCATTTCTGCATATCttgaaacttttcaaaaaattgctGATGCTGCAACTAATGCAAGag gtgcaacaaaagaaattggaaCTGCTTTAACTCGAATATGTCTTAGACACAAAGCAGTAGAAACACGAATGAAATCATTTACTag TGCTATTATGGATTGCTTGGTATTACctcttcaagaaaaattagaagattggaaaaagtctttaataaatttagataaagaaCATGCCAAAG aatataaaaaagcaaaagcaGAATTAAGAAAGCGTTCTACTGATACATTACgcttgcaaaagaaaaaagcacgTAAAGGTCAACATTTACAAGGACAATCACAAGGATATGGAACATCATCAGGAGATATTGAATTGAATCGAATGTTAGAATCCTCAGCTGCTGTTGTTCAAGAAAAACGATTAAGTTTAGAAGAAACAGAAAGAAAAGCCGTTCGCGCAGCTTTACttgaagaaagaggaagatatTGTCTTCTTGCCAGATTTTTGAAACCAGTACTA gaTGAAGAAATTGCAATGCTAATGGAATTGACACATCTTCAAGAAGTTTCTGATCAATTACAACGTCATGCAGCTTCTCCTCATCATTTGCCTCCTGCATCAGAACAAGTGATAACAGATATAAAAGGTTGCGATGTAACACAATGGTCACTTGCTACTCCTCCTTCAAGTCCTTCTTTATCACTTGGATCAAGAAAAAGTTCAATGTGTTCAATCAGTTCTTTAACTAGTAGCAGTAGTGGTTCTTGTAAAAGTCATCCAAGTCCATCTGGACATCCTTGGCATAGATCACTCTCTcag TCTGTTGGAGTCAGGCCCTCCAGCATCAGCAGTATGATGACACTACGCCACTTGGTAAATGGTAGTTCCCGTGACTCTGGCTTCACTTCTCAGGACACATTATATACACAACCAATTTCTGAACATCAG GAAACATCAGTTCAATATGACAGGCAAAATCAGAACGCAATCAATGAACGGCCGCATACGATCTCATCTG ctTACGAAAAGGGCCATCAAAGACCAGCACTCAGTGTCTACACATTCCAAGCTCCAGATAATAGTGGTTGTTGTCATAGTCAACCTGCTTCTCCTGTTTCATCTTCCTCTTCATGTTCTTCCTCTAATCAAGCATCTAGAGTACAATTGCGTAGAAATAATGGTAGTCATCGTCCTCCAATACCGAATAGATGTTCCAGTTTAGAACGACCAACAGTTCCAGTGAAAAATGAACCTCCTGGAAGTCCTCGAGGAAAACCTAAATTACCACTTCCAGCACATTTAGCAAAGG aattagcAACTCATCAACTTCAACAACCTATGTATGTAAATATGCACGAATTAGCAAATTTAGCTGCAAGTCGTGCCCAAGAGATGCAATTACCTTTACCACCACCTCCTGCATCATTATCAGCATCAGGAATTGAAAAg actgAAATTACGGAAAAAGATGGTGGAAGTCAGACATCAGAATCTAGTATTGAATCTAGTAGTGGATATGGAAGTCAAACTACTATACCGCATTCTCATTCGCTCCATAATCCAAGTGAAAATGCTTGGAATGTATCTGGTGTTGCGTCTACTTTAACTGTTCGAAGAGGTTCGATGCAACAAGCAAATAAACCTTTGCCACCAACAAGACGAACATCTACTATTATAACTGCCACATTCAATAATCCTTCATCAGGTTCTAATGATGAACGCACTGATAATACATGTGACGAAACCGAAAATCTTCCTCCGCCGCCAGCATTTTTGTTAGAAAGTTCTTCACCTACAGCCAGTCCTACTCCTCAgcg atCTATCTCAGTGTCAGAAACAGTAAGAACTCTTACAGAATTACGTCATACACCTGCTAGTCCATCTCTTTTACGAAAGGTTACAGGACAGGCACAATCTCATAATAATTCATCTGCTACATTACCACATAATGCTGTATTGCAAGTAACTCGATCTTCTGTTGAACGTTCATGTGCAGCAATTCGTTCAGCTTCTCAAGAACGTAGTTCAAATACCACACAAATAACTGCTATCAATACAGGTGTAAATATACAAGGACAAGGTCCAGGAGGAGTTGGCCAAAGTTTTATGGCAGTTCTTAGTGCTAAACTCATTAATAGTACAGGTAATAATGCCACAAGTGGTAACAATACAAATAGTAGTCCTAAATCTACTAGAAAACACTCCGTTGAACAACAGATaagtaaaaattctaaaacacCATCTGGCTTTCTTGAAACTTTAAATGCTAAATTAGcccaacaacaacaaaatttGCAAGGAAATAATACAACGAGTAGATCTGCAAGCGTGAGGCGCATAATGGGTAATCGTGTACCCATTATGGATCCTTTACAAGTAAGAGATTCTCTTATGGATCAGATACGAAAAGGTACCTCTTTAAGAAAAACCAGTGGTCCCATTAATGATCGTTCAGCtcctaaaatttattaa
- the LOC411219 gene encoding DEP domain-containing protein DDB_G0279099 isoform X1 — translation MDATIERECSALGGLFQQIITDMKNGAPLWEDLISKATKLHSCLRAAILAISAYLETFQKIADAATNARGATKEIGTALTRICLRHKAVETRMKSFTSAIMDCLVLPLQEKLEDWKKSLINLDKEHAKEYKKAKAELRKRSTDTLRLQKKKARKGQHLQGQSQGYGTSSGDIELNRMLESSAAVVQEKRLSLEETERKAVRAALLEERGRYCLLARFLKPVLDEEIAMLMELTHLQEVSDQLQRHAASPHHLPPASEQVITDIKGCDVTQWSLATPPSSPSLSLGSRKSSMCSISSLTSSSSGSCKSHPSPSGHPWHRSLSQSVGVRPSSISSMMTLRHLVNGSSRDSGFTSQDTLYTQPISEHQVSNVSSQTNQNTGCNTTRPVTTATWPDLQETSVQYDRQNQNAINERPHTISSAYEKGHQRPALSVYTFQAPDNSGCCHSQPASPVSSSSSCSSSNQASRVQLRRNNGSHRPPIPNRCSSLERPTVPVKNEPPGSPRGKPKLPLPAHLAKELATHQLQQPMYVNMHELANLAASRAQEMQLPLPPPPASLSASGIEKTEITEKDGGSQTSESSIESSSGYGSQTTIPHSHSLHNPSENAWNVSGVASTLTVRRGSMQQANKPLPPTRRTSTIITATFNNPSSGSNDERTDNTCDETENLPPPPAFLLESSSPTASPTPQRSISVSETVRTLTELRHTPASPSLLRKVTGQAQSHNNSSATLPHNAVLQVTRSSVERSCAAIRSASQERSSNTTQITAINTGVNIQGQGPGGVGQSFMAVLSAKLINSTGNNATSGNNTNSSPKSTRKHSVEQQISKNSKTPSGFLETLNAKLAQQQQNLQGNNTTSRSASVRRIMGNRVPIMDPLQVRDSLMDQIRKGTSLRKTSGPINDRSAPKIY, via the exons ATGGATGCAACAATTGAAAGAGAGTGTAGTGCTTTAGGTGGCCTCTTTCAACAGATTATAACTGATATGAAA aaTGGAGCACCTTTATGGgaagatttaatttcaaaagcaACCAAATTACATTCATGTTTaag ggcTGCTATTTTAGCCATTTCTGCATATCttgaaacttttcaaaaaattgctGATGCTGCAACTAATGCAAGag gtgcaacaaaagaaattggaaCTGCTTTAACTCGAATATGTCTTAGACACAAAGCAGTAGAAACACGAATGAAATCATTTACTag TGCTATTATGGATTGCTTGGTATTACctcttcaagaaaaattagaagattggaaaaagtctttaataaatttagataaagaaCATGCCAAAG aatataaaaaagcaaaagcaGAATTAAGAAAGCGTTCTACTGATACATTACgcttgcaaaagaaaaaagcacgTAAAGGTCAACATTTACAAGGACAATCACAAGGATATGGAACATCATCAGGAGATATTGAATTGAATCGAATGTTAGAATCCTCAGCTGCTGTTGTTCAAGAAAAACGATTAAGTTTAGAAGAAACAGAAAGAAAAGCCGTTCGCGCAGCTTTACttgaagaaagaggaagatatTGTCTTCTTGCCAGATTTTTGAAACCAGTACTA gaTGAAGAAATTGCAATGCTAATGGAATTGACACATCTTCAAGAAGTTTCTGATCAATTACAACGTCATGCAGCTTCTCCTCATCATTTGCCTCCTGCATCAGAACAAGTGATAACAGATATAAAAGGTTGCGATGTAACACAATGGTCACTTGCTACTCCTCCTTCAAGTCCTTCTTTATCACTTGGATCAAGAAAAAGTTCAATGTGTTCAATCAGTTCTTTAACTAGTAGCAGTAGTGGTTCTTGTAAAAGTCATCCAAGTCCATCTGGACATCCTTGGCATAGATCACTCTCTcag TCTGTTGGAGTCAGGCCCTCCAGCATCAGCAGTATGATGACACTACGCCACTTGGTAAATGGTAGTTCCCGTGACTCTGGCTTCACTTCTCAGGACACATTATATACACAACCAATTTCTGAACATCAG GTATCAAATGTGTCTTCTCAAACTAATCAAAATACTGGTTGTAATACAACAAGACCTGTAACTACTGCTACTTGGCCTGACTTACAGGAAACATCAGTTCAATATGACAGGCAAAATCAGAACGCAATCAATGAACGGCCGCATACGATCTCATCTG ctTACGAAAAGGGCCATCAAAGACCAGCACTCAGTGTCTACACATTCCAAGCTCCAGATAATAGTGGTTGTTGTCATAGTCAACCTGCTTCTCCTGTTTCATCTTCCTCTTCATGTTCTTCCTCTAATCAAGCATCTAGAGTACAATTGCGTAGAAATAATGGTAGTCATCGTCCTCCAATACCGAATAGATGTTCCAGTTTAGAACGACCAACAGTTCCAGTGAAAAATGAACCTCCTGGAAGTCCTCGAGGAAAACCTAAATTACCACTTCCAGCACATTTAGCAAAGG aattagcAACTCATCAACTTCAACAACCTATGTATGTAAATATGCACGAATTAGCAAATTTAGCTGCAAGTCGTGCCCAAGAGATGCAATTACCTTTACCACCACCTCCTGCATCATTATCAGCATCAGGAATTGAAAAg actgAAATTACGGAAAAAGATGGTGGAAGTCAGACATCAGAATCTAGTATTGAATCTAGTAGTGGATATGGAAGTCAAACTACTATACCGCATTCTCATTCGCTCCATAATCCAAGTGAAAATGCTTGGAATGTATCTGGTGTTGCGTCTACTTTAACTGTTCGAAGAGGTTCGATGCAACAAGCAAATAAACCTTTGCCACCAACAAGACGAACATCTACTATTATAACTGCCACATTCAATAATCCTTCATCAGGTTCTAATGATGAACGCACTGATAATACATGTGACGAAACCGAAAATCTTCCTCCGCCGCCAGCATTTTTGTTAGAAAGTTCTTCACCTACAGCCAGTCCTACTCCTCAgcg atCTATCTCAGTGTCAGAAACAGTAAGAACTCTTACAGAATTACGTCATACACCTGCTAGTCCATCTCTTTTACGAAAGGTTACAGGACAGGCACAATCTCATAATAATTCATCTGCTACATTACCACATAATGCTGTATTGCAAGTAACTCGATCTTCTGTTGAACGTTCATGTGCAGCAATTCGTTCAGCTTCTCAAGAACGTAGTTCAAATACCACACAAATAACTGCTATCAATACAGGTGTAAATATACAAGGACAAGGTCCAGGAGGAGTTGGCCAAAGTTTTATGGCAGTTCTTAGTGCTAAACTCATTAATAGTACAGGTAATAATGCCACAAGTGGTAACAATACAAATAGTAGTCCTAAATCTACTAGAAAACACTCCGTTGAACAACAGATaagtaaaaattctaaaacacCATCTGGCTTTCTTGAAACTTTAAATGCTAAATTAGcccaacaacaacaaaatttGCAAGGAAATAATACAACGAGTAGATCTGCAAGCGTGAGGCGCATAATGGGTAATCGTGTACCCATTATGGATCCTTTACAAGTAAGAGATTCTCTTATGGATCAGATACGAAAAGGTACCTCTTTAAGAAAAACCAGTGGTCCCATTAATGATCGTTCAGCtcctaaaatttattaa
- the LOC100576741 gene encoding uncharacterized protein LOC100576741, giving the protein MLAKGADPFLTTIKGENALCMAIYYILNNPTENDFSCLEMLAETGCGFGSKNKWYNNLLKMAFNNNHIQLIQWLILHYNVSSYKLLRCLSTPPMKNL; this is encoded by the exons ATGTTAGCAaaag gtGCTGATCCTTTTCTTACTACaataaaaggagaaaatgCTTTGTGTATggctatttattatattcttaataatccaacagaaaatgatttttcttgtCTTGAAATGCTTGCAGAAACAG GATGTGGATTtggttctaaaaataaatggtataataatttgttaaaaatggcatttaataataaccatatacaattaatacaatggttaattttacattacaatGTTTCTTCATATAAACTTTTACGATGTTTATCTACACCACCAATGAAAAAcctataa